The following DNA comes from Thermodesulfobacteriota bacterium.
GCTCAAAAGAACAAGCTGGAAGAGGGATTGGCACGTATTCGATGAAATTGTTTGGGGAAAAGATTCTAGGAGGGAAGGTGAGTTTCACAACATCACAGGAACAGGGTACGGTATTTAAATTTTCTCTTCCCTTATAAAGGATCATGTCGCTGTCATGGAAAAAGGCAGCAGGTTTTATGGAGAAAAGAAATCTTTTAACATATAGAACAACTCATAGGCGATATACAAAATGGCCGGAATGACAATTACAATGACGGCAATGATTATATTAAGGGTTATAAAAGGCTTATTTTTAATGCGCGCCTTAACTTTCGCTTCCTCAGATAGAAGCAGTTGTGAAGCTGACATAATATGAGATCCCGTTTCATTAAAGTTTTCGTTGTTTATCGCTGTCGTTGCTTGCTTTAACAGGCGATGTAACCGTTCTTTGGCGTTGGTTTTGGCATATTTAATGAATTGGGGATCATTAATACGTGAATGTAATGATGATATTTTTTTCTGCAGGCTATCATATTGTTTGTCATCTTTAGCAGCGGTACCGCCATCTTTCTCCGGCGTCTTTTCCGTTGGTTGGGTGTCAGACATTTTGGGTGCCGCACTGTCAGCCATTTCATTGATTTTTAAAAGTTTGCTGACTTTTAACAGTGTGTTTTGTTCCGGAGGGACAGCCTTTTTGGTGACAGGGATATCTATTTCCCTAAACGAATCGGCAGAATCAGACATTCTATTTTGCAGTCTTTCCACGTGGCTGAATATTGCTTTTCCCATTGCTTTACAATCAGTATATCGCTTTTCCTTATCTTTATTCAGCGATTTTGAAAGGATTTTATATGAATCATCAGCCAGGCCGGGTATCTGTTGTTTGAAATTCGGTAACGGACTTTCGCGAATTTTATATATTAAGTCCTCTATGTTTTTGCCCTTAAATGGCAATTTATTGCTAAGAAGGTTAAAAAGTGTCACTCCCAGCGACCAAACATCAGATTTCGGGCCGACATCAGAGGAATATGTCTGTTCCGGTGACATGAAAAAAGGCGTTCCCATAATCATTCCCACCACAGTTTTTTCCATGGCTTGATTTTGTCTGTTATCAAATGCTTTCGCAAGTCCAAGGTCCATGACCTTGACGTTGCCTTCCCGGGAAATCATAATGTTATCGGATTTAATATCGCGGTGGACAATGCCCCTTGCGTGCGCTTCAGCCAATCCCTCGGCCGCCTCTTTTACGATTTCAAAGGCTTGATACTCGGACAGTTTCCCCATGCGTTTAAGACGTTCATTAACAGTTTCTCCATCCACAAATTCCATGATCAGGTAGTTAATTCCGTGTTGTGCTTTAACGTCGAAAACATGGATAAGGTTCTGGTGAATGATTCCGGCAGCAGTTTGTGCTTCGCGAATAAAGCGGTTGGTAAAAGTTGCCCGAGCGTCTGATTCAACTTGCGCTGGTAGCATCATAATTTTAACCGCAACGTCTATATTTAGCCGCAGATGTCGGCCCTTATATATGGCGCCCATATTGCCCTCTTTGAGTTTGGCATATATCAAGACCGGTTCGAGAACTTTATAGTTATCAAAGATGGGGACGTCGGCTAACAAGGGATCCTGAACAAGTGTGTAATTTTTTTTCATGTTCACCAGGGATGTTGCGGTTAACAGTGATTATTTTATACTGGTTTGCATATGCATGAGATAGATATAAATTATTATCGGCTTATGGTGTTTGAAACTTGAGAGTTGAAGGCGGTATCGATTAAAAAGTTTAATTTTTCATATTTTCTCATAAAATAATGAATAAATCAAACAGTTTCGGTGAGAAACCATATAAAGTCGCTGAAGAACAAAGACTTTTAGTTAAAGGCAATCGAACAAAATTAAAGATAAACAGGACCGTGGTTAGACAGTCATTCTTGTTGTAAAAGGATTACCGTAATGCAATCGTTTTTACGGGCAAATGCACTGAGAGCAAAACCATCTTTTTATACCATAGGGCTTTCTTAATAAGATGGTTAATAGTTTAATCAGTTTTAAATCTATGTTTTGGAAAACTACCCGGTAACATGTGATCCGCCTTCGACAAGGTTGGATATTTTATCACCTATATTGACAGCGTAGAATAGCATATTTGTTTGACAAGCCCTTAAGATAGTGTTAGAAATTGGTATCAATGCGCTGGGGGAGCCGGTGAAAACCGGCTGAGAGGAGACTTTTAGTTTCGACCCCTGGAACCTGATCCGGATAATGCCGGCGAAGGAAAGTCGATAAATTCATGACCCTTTTTATCCCACCTCCGCCGTTTTCAAAGCATATCCTTTATATGGTATTTCCAAATCACCTGAATGCGGCCTTTTAACATGCTATCGATTAAAAATTTAAGCAAAAGATTTAACAGCCTTTCCATATTGGAAGATTTCAATTTGACTGTTCCAAAGAATGGATTCACCGTGCTTATCGGCCCATCAGGTTGCGGCAAGAGTACCCTGTTTGATTTACTAACCGGTGTCGTGGAAATAGATAGCGGTGATATCTTCTGGTTTGGTGAGAGGGTGCCTCATCTGAGGGAAACTGCCGCATATATGCAGCAAAAGGATTTGCTTTTGCCATGGTTTTCCCTGATGGATAACGCCCTGTTGCCGGCACGAATTGCGGATATGGATATTGAACAATCGAGAAATAAGGCTCTGGCGCTCTTCGAGCGGCTGGGCATCGGCGGGTTTGAAGACTATATGCCGGGAGAAATATCAGGGGGAATGCGTCAGCGGGGTGCGCTTGTTCGTACGCTTATGTTTGAGCGCGATCTTGTTTTGTTGGATGAGCCTCTTTCAGCTCTGGATGCCATTACCAGGAGAAGTCTCCAATCATTGCTTTTAATGCTCCAGAAGGATTTTAACAAGAGTATTCTGATGAATACCCATGATATTGAAGAAGCGTTATTGCTGGCTGATGAACTGCTGGTGCTTACCTCACCACCCATGCGTATCCGTGAGCAATTTACCTTTGAAGATGAAAAACCGCGGAGTGTCAGCGACCACCGGTTGATTGAAATAAAAGAATACGTTCTCAGCCGGTTACAAAAAGATATGAAAAATGAACCGATCTAGTTTGATTGCATCTTCAGTTGCTTTAGTGATCCTTGCCGTATGGGAATTGTTGTGCCGGAGTTTAAATATACCGGACTTTATTTTACCTGCCCCGGTAAACATCTTGAAAATTGCAATTTTTCGGGCACCGCTTCTTTTACCCCATGCAGGAGTGACAGCGCTCGAAATTCTGGCGGGAATACTGATTTCTCTGGCTGTGGCGGTTCCTCTTTCCATGGTCATGTTTGCATATCCCTCAATAGAAAAGGCGATTGCTCCTTTTCTGGTTGCGTCCCAGGCAATTCCTGTTTTTGCGGTGGCCCCCCTTCTGGTGGTGTGGCTCGGATACGGCATTGCGAGCAAGGTTTTTATGGCTGCGGTGATTATCTTCTTTCCCATTACCGTTAACCTGCTGGAAGGTTTTAAAAGCTGTGATTCGGAGTATCGGGTACTTTTTCAGCTGATGGGGGCACGATTTTTAAAAACCATGCGCCTGCTTTACTGGCCATGGGCCCTGCCCCATTTCTTTGCCGGGCTCAGGGTGGGGGTTTCGGTGGCAACCATCGGTGCAGTGATCGGTGAATGGGTAGGCGCGCAGAAGGGGCTCGGGTATCTGATGATACAGGCGAATGCAAGGTTAAAAGTGGATATGGTCTTTGCCGCAATTCTGTGGCTGTCTGTGATGGGAATGATGCTGTGGATACTTGTCGGCTTTCTGGAAAAAAGGGTTATCAAATGGAAATAATTAGATACCGCCTGAACGAAAACTCCTGTTTTCGGTCATGCACTATCTTGTACCGCAGATTATAGTAGCTGTACACGGCTTGAAACTTGAAATTGGAAAGTAGAAATTTGGGATAGCAGAACCGAGTTTAGAGATGGATGAATACAAACCGGCATAGGCGTTATCAGATATGTTCTGGCACGATTTTTTTAAATATAACAAAAGTTAAAAACTCGGTCCAAAATTGACAATGTTCATCAACGGCAAAAAACATATAGACTGAATTTCCAATTTCAATTTTCT
Coding sequences within:
- a CDS encoding serine/threonine-protein kinase is translated as MKKNYTLVQDPLLADVPIFDNYKVLEPVLIYAKLKEGNMGAIYKGRHLRLNIDVAVKIMMLPAQVESDARATFTNRFIREAQTAAGIIHQNLIHVFDVKAQHGINYLIMEFVDGETVNERLKRMGKLSEYQAFEIVKEAAEGLAEAHARGIVHRDIKSDNIMISREGNVKVMDLGLAKAFDNRQNQAMEKTVVGMIMGTPFFMSPEQTYSSDVGPKSDVWSLGVTLFNLLSNKLPFKGKNIEDLIYKIRESPLPNFKQQIPGLADDSYKILSKSLNKDKEKRYTDCKAMGKAIFSHVERLQNRMSDSADSFREIDIPVTKKAVPPEQNTLLKVSKLLKINEMADSAAPKMSDTQPTEKTPEKDGGTAAKDDKQYDSLQKKISSLHSRINDPQFIKYAKTNAKERLHRLLKQATTAINNENFNETGSHIMSASQLLLSEEAKVKARIKNKPFITLNIIIAVIVIVIPAILYIAYELFYMLKDFFSP
- a CDS encoding ABC transporter ATP-binding protein; the protein is MLSIKNLSKRFNSLSILEDFNLTVPKNGFTVLIGPSGCGKSTLFDLLTGVVEIDSGDIFWFGERVPHLRETAAYMQQKDLLLPWFSLMDNALLPARIADMDIEQSRNKALALFERLGIGGFEDYMPGEISGGMRQRGALVRTLMFERDLVLLDEPLSALDAITRRSLQSLLLMLQKDFNKSILMNTHDIEEALLLADELLVLTSPPMRIREQFTFEDEKPRSVSDHRLIEIKEYVLSRLQKDMKNEPI
- a CDS encoding ABC transporter permease — its product is MNRSSLIASSVALVILAVWELLCRSLNIPDFILPAPVNILKIAIFRAPLLLPHAGVTALEILAGILISLAVAVPLSMVMFAYPSIEKAIAPFLVASQAIPVFAVAPLLVVWLGYGIASKVFMAAVIIFFPITVNLLEGFKSCDSEYRVLFQLMGARFLKTMRLLYWPWALPHFFAGLRVGVSVATIGAVIGEWVGAQKGLGYLMIQANARLKVDMVFAAILWLSVMGMMLWILVGFLEKRVIKWK